Below is a window of Anaerolineae bacterium DNA.
TGGTCAGGCTTTGAGCTGAGAAACTGGAATTAAAACTTTATCTATTTTAGCCGAAGATGGGATTAAAGATCACAGAGGGCCAATCTCTCTATTTTTAATTTCCAAATGCTCCGGTTAGTGAATTCGCATTGCTGGGGAGGTTCGCATGCAGCCAGCCCTATTGGTTATTGACGTGCAAAAAGAGTTCTATAAATTTAACCCCGTTACGGCGCAATCGCTGGATGACGCCATTGAGTACATTAACGCGGCCATCGCTTTATTTAGAGAAAAGAACCTGCCCGTTATATGTGTCCAACACGTGGACGAAGCCGAAAATTTAAAACCGGGGGTGGCGGGTTTTGATGTGCCTGAGGCGCTGAACGTTCTGCCCTCGGATTTACACATTCACAAAACCTACAGTAACTCTTTCAATAAAACGTTGCTGGAAAAAGAGCTACAAACCCTGGGGGTGGATATCGTCATCATCACCGGCTTTTGCGCCGAGTACTGCGTTCTGTCCACCTATCGGGGGGCGGAAGACCTGGACCTGACACCCCTCATCCTGCGCGGCGCATTGGCCAGCGGCGCGTTGGAAAATATCAAATTTGTCGAAAACATCAGTGACCTTATTTC
It encodes the following:
- a CDS encoding isochorismatase family protein, whose protein sequence is MQPALLVIDVQKEFYKFNPVTAQSLDDAIEYINAAIALFREKNLPVICVQHVDEAENLKPGVAGFDVPEALNVLPSDLHIHKTYSNSFNKTLLEKELQTLGVDIVIITGFCAEYCVLSTYRGAEDLDLTPLILRGALASGALENIKFVENISDLISYGALKKVLE